The segment GGCGGCCGATCGGCTCGTTCACCTCGCCGGTGCGGCGGCGGGGCGTGCCTTCGACGATGGCGAGGTAGGTCTTCTCGACGGTGCGGTCGGCGAATTGCGCGGCGAGGGACTGGTGGGCGAGGTCGTTCTTCGCAATGACGAGGCAGCCGCTGGTTTCCTTGTCGAGGCGATGGACGATCCCGGGGCGCTCGACGCCACCGATGCCGGAGAGATCCTTGCAATGGTGGAGCAGGGCCTGCACGAGCGTGCCGGTGGCGTTCCCCGCGCCGGGGTGAACGACGAGCCCGGCGGGCTTGTCGAGCACGAGCAGATCGGAGTCCTCGTGAAGAATGGCGAGGGGAATGTCTTCGCCGA is part of the Chthoniobacterales bacterium genome and harbors:
- a CDS encoding RluA family pseudouridine synthase — its product is MPETAGVRLDRFVATAIEGLSRSRTKTLLESGEILRNGAPTRAAEILRAGDTLTVRIPDATPVEELVGEDIPLAILHEDSDLLVLDKPAGLVVHPGAGNATGTLVQALLHHCKDLSGIGGVERPGIVHRLDKETSGCLVIAKNDLAHQSLAAQFADRTVEKTYLAIVEGTPRRRTGEVNEPIGR